The DNA segment CCAAGCAGTTGGTAAAGCGTTGGAGCATATCCATGAAGGTTATCCATTTATTGTAGATATTGATCTAAAGACCTTCTTTGATGAAGTAGACCACTGCATCCTTCTTAACTTACTTTATCGAAAGGTAAAATGCCCAATAACCATGCGCTTAATCCGCAAATGGTTACGAGCTCCAATTCTAATCAATGGTCAATTACACAAACGAAGAAAAGGAGTTCCGCAAGGTTCACCTTTAAGTCCGTTGTTGTCGAATATCCTGCTCAATGAGTTGGATAAAGAATTGACAAAACGTAAACTTCGATTTGTGCGCTACGCAGATGATTTTAGTATTTATACCCAGTATAAAAGCCACGCAACTGCAACGCTAAAAGCCATAGAGAAGTACTTGAAAACGAAACTCAAACTCACTATTAATGGTGAGAAAAGTGGAGTTAGAAAGCCAGTACAATTTGAACTACTGGGATTCGGATTCGAATCTACATATAAGAAAGGGGACAAGGGAAAATACCAATTGGTAGTAGGTAAGAAAGCGTGGACACGATTGAAAGAGCGACTAAAATCCCTCACCCGAAAAACCGCTCCGATAAGTTTTGATGAGCGTATCCAAAAGATTAACGAAGTTCAGCGTGGATGGTTAAACTATTTTCGAGGAACAAGTATCAAAGGAAAACTCCTCAACTTTGACGGATGGCTGAGAAACCGACTGCGGTATTGCATTTGGCATGATTGGAAGAAGCCCGAACGGAAGAGGAAAAACCTCATTCGATTAGGAATCGACCAAAGCCTTGCGTATGCATATAGCCGAACTCGGAAAGGAGGATGGGCAGTCGCACAAAGTCCTATTTTAGGAACAACAATCACTATTTCAAGGCTAAAGAAACGTGCATACATCGCCATGTTAGAACTTCATCTATCACTTAACCCATCAAGATACGAACCGCCGTATACGAGACCCGTACGTACGGTGGTGTGAGAGGCGTACTCCGTTCGATTATGAGCGGAGCCGTCTACTCGATTATCGATAGTGGTTCTGTCGGTCGTGTCGTTTTTCATGTCTTATTGATGTGTTGGCTAATCCGGTTTTGTCTTGTAGTGTTCTGTCTGCACTTTTTCTGTCATAATACGTTTCCGTTACCAATGTCACGCTCCGTTTACTTGAAATGTTAGTTGTAGTTCCGGTACAGCCCTGCAAATCCAAAAATGGGAAATAACAAGGCAAATTCTGCTTCGTCAAAACCCAAAACGGAAGTTATTCAGTTAAAAGTATACAATAACTATTATGGTTGGAAAGCCCAGTGCTGAAACCGCACATCAAAAAAACTCGGTTGCAACAGTATTGCTTACAATTTTCTTTATCATTATTAAATTGGTTTGTTTGGTGTTACCAACCTTTTACCGCACCGCCTTTAAATAATTTTTCAACTGCCTTTTCAACGGCTTCCGATTGATACGCTTTCACGAAGTTTTTTACTTTTTCCGAATCTTTATTGTTTTTTCTTGACACAATTACATTTACATAAGGCGATTGTTTATCTTCTTTCAAAATACCGTATTCCTCAGCGTTTAATCCTGCTTGTGCCGCAAAATTGTTGTTGATAATGGCAATGGTTACTTGTTTGTCGTCCAGTACTGTTGGCAATTGTGGTGCTTCTATTTCCATAATTTTTAACTGCTTCGGATTTTCAAGAATGTCGGTAACTTTCGGTAAAAGCCCAATGCTTTTTTTTAGTTTCAACAAGCCATTTTTTTGCAATAACAATAATGAACGTCCGCCATTGGTAGGGTCGTTGGGAATGACAATCGTGCTGCCGTTTTGCAGTTCGGAAATGTTTTTAATTTTCTTGGAATACGCCACAATCGGGTAAACAAATGTATTGCCAACAACCGCTAGTTTGTATCCTCTTTGTTTGGATTGTTCCTCTAAATATGGAACGTGTTGAAAAGCGTTTACATCAATTTCGCCATTGTTCAGGGCTTCGTTCGGAATTACATAATCGTTGAACACAACCAATTCCACAACTAAGTTGTATTTTTCTTTTGCTTCCTTTTTTGCTGCTTCGGCTATCTGTTGTTCTAAGCCCGAAGTAATGCCAACTCTGATATAATTCGGGTCGTTTTCTCTTGAATTTCCGCAAGAGTTAAGCAATAGCAAACCTGCAGTAATTACACTTAAAAATCCTATTTTTTTCATCTGTTTCATCTGTTTTATTTGTTTTATCTGTGATTGATTTTTTTTGAAAGTTTATCGCCCGAAAACTGAATAACGAATACCAATGCTATCAGCAAAAGTAAAACCGTATTCATAATAAACGGATTGTAACCGACATAACCGTATTGATAACCGATTTGTCCTAATCCGCCTGCACCCACCGCACCGCCCATTGCGGAATATCCCACTAAGGTGATCAATGTAATGGTTGCATTATTGATAAGTGAAGGTAGCGCTTCGGGAAGCAATACTTTTTTGATGACTTGTAATGGACTTGCACCCAGAGCTCTTGCTGTTTCTATTAATCCGTTTGGTACTTCAAGTAAACTGTTTTCTACTAAGCGCGCTATGAACGGTGCTGCACCAATACTCAACGGCACAAGTGCCGCGTACACACCAATGGAAGTACCTATCAATGCTCGTGTGAACGGAATGAGCCACACAATTAAAATGATAAAAGGAATGGAACGAAACACATTTACAAAAACTGATAAAATGCGGTTATAAAAACGGTTTTCTAGCAGTTGGTCTTTTTGGGTAAGAAACAAAATTATCCCTAAAGGAAGTCCAATTACAAACCCGAAAAAGCCCGATGTTAAAGTCATAAAAACAGTTTCCCAAAGTCCTTTAAGCAATAATGAAATAGTAGTTTGATCAAGCATAGCCTCTTATGGTATTTTGAATGTTGTTTTGATTGAAATACTGAATGGCTTGTGTATTTTCTTCTAAACTCCCTTGCAGATGAAGCAATAATTTCCCAAAACTTGCTTTACTTAAATATTCTACATCTGCCGTTATGATTTTGTACGGAATGCTGTAATCGCTATAAAGTACCGATAGTAATTTCTCAAACGGAATGTTGCCATTCAGCTCTATTTCCAGCAAAGGAAATAATCCTGCTGCTGGTTGTTGCTGTAACTTACTGCTTAATGATTGTGGTAGATTCATTGTTTTTGAAATAGTAAATTGTTTAATAATCGGATGTTCTTTATCATAAATAATATCTTCCAACGTTCCTTTTGCAATCAGTTTTCCTTTGTCTATTACGGCAACGTGGTTGCAGATTGCTTTTATTACGTCCATTTCGTGGGTAATAAGCAAAATTGTAATGCCTAACCGTTGGTTGATGTCTTTCAACAGCTGTAAAATAGAATGCGTTGTGGCAGGGTCAAGGGCACTTGTGGCTTCATCACACAACAACAGATAAGGGTCATTTGCCAAAGATCTTGCAATGGCTACTCGTTGTTTTTGTCCTCCTGAAAGACTTTTTGGATAGCTGTTTACTTTGTCTTCCAGCCCTACAATTTTCAAAAGTTCATTTACTTTTTTGCTGATTTCTGTTTTGCTTGCATTATCCAATTCCAATGGTAAAGCCACATTGTCAAAAACGGTTCTTGATGAAAGTAGATTGAAATGTTGGAAAATCATTCCTATTTTTTTTCGCTCTTTCGACAATTCCCTATTGCTTAATTTCGTTAAATCTTTTCCGTTTATAATAACCTGTCCGCTATCAGGTCGTTCAAGTAGGTTGAGGCATCTAATTAAAGTACTTTTTCCTGCTCCCGAACTTCCTATTATTCCGACAATATCACCTTGTTCGGCTGTCAGATTTACACTATCAAGTGCCTTGAAATGCTGCTGTTTTTGGCGAAATATTTTCGAAATATTTTTAATGACTATCATAGATTTTTAGTTTTAGCGTTTTGTTTACCTGCTATCGGTGCCAGCAACCAATTATATACATAACATCCAACACAGATTTTAAAAACCGCTTCCAAAAGGGCAAAAAGAATCAATGTGACGCTTACTATATATGCCACTTTTGTAAGGTTCAGCAACAACAAAACTGTAATTGAAAGCGAAAACACAAAGCCTACTGCTGCCGCAAATTTTTTAGGTGCTGCAAAAATGGGTTTGGGTTTTAGCCTAAAAAGATTAACCACTAATTTAGCAACAAATGTCAATGGCGAAGGCAGAAAAGTAAATGCACGAATGGCAAAATCTGCCGTTAAAATAAATATCAAAAACGTGCTAATGTTGAAAAACACCAAAAGCAAAATAGTGATTACTTGAAATGCTATCAGCCGGGTAACGTTTTCGTCTGTTTGGTATTTTGAAATGTCTTTTTTGGTCATACTAATTGAAATTTTAAAGTGAACTATATTTATAGGGTTGGCCAATACTTACCAAAACCCTGACGTTTCTTCTAATCTGTACTTTTTTGCGATTAGACAGTTTGAAATAAGTGGTTACGTTAGTGAGCAACACACCAAACAAAATGATAAACAAACCAATCAACTGATTGCCGTTGATCACTTCGTTTGAAATAAACCAACCTGCAATAACTGCAACAATAGGATTGATGTAAGTATGTGTGCTTACCAAAGCAGCGTCTTTTACGGAAAGCAACCATATATAAGAAATGTAAGCGACAAGTGAGCCGAAGAAAATCAAAAACAACAAACCTAACCAAGCGGAAGTAGGAACGGTTGTAAAAGAAAATTCGCTCCATTCGCCTCTGAACAGCGCAATCAAAAACGAAGCAATTCCTGCCGTAATAAGCTGTTGAGCAATATTCATAAAGTTAGAATGACTTGCAGCGTTGTTTTTAGAGTATAGTGAACCCAAAACCCACGCAACGGAACTCAATCCTAAAACCACAAAAGCAACAATCTTGATAGATGAAGATGCGGTATGATGGCTGTTGTTGCCCGAAATACTTCCACCCAAAAACAAAATCAATCCTACAAACCCGATAATAAGACCTATCGGTATCCATTTGTCGGAAAAATATTTTTTCCAGTTTTTTTTATCAATAGCGATAAACCAAATAGGTCCTGTTGCTAAGACAATGGCAGCTTCGGGAGCGGTTACATACTGTTCGGCCCAACCGACAAGTCCTGTTCCGCTTGTGAGAATGAGTATTCCTGTAATGGCATTTTTTCGCCAATTTACAAGAGAATCGGCTTTTTCGCCTTTTGTTCGCAAGTATCCGATCAGCAGTAAACCTGCAGCAAGAAATCGTAAACCCGAAAGAATGAAAGGCGGAAAGCCACTTAAACCAAATGAAATGGCTATAAATGTCAAGCCCCAAATGATGTATATGTTGGCGAATGCCACAGGCACAAACCAATTTTTGTTTTTATTTTTACTCATTGTTTTATTTTTTTAATTGTTATTACTATTGTTGTGAAAATAAAAAAGGCGTTACGATGTGTCGTAACGCCTTTTATAAAAGATTTAAATTAAGGTTTATATACGACAACACCGTTGCATTTTCATACGGTAGCACATCATCATTTTATTCATATCCTTACTATTCTTCATTGTCTTATTTTTTACTTCTGTTTGCATTTTTAAACTGTTTTAAACAAAAAAAATCCACCGAGTTGTATCGGTGGATTTTTCAAATTATTTTATTTAATCTCTTTGATTTTACCCAATACAACCTACATCTGACGACATACACTTACAGTAAGACATCATCTTTGAAGTCTTGTTTATGTTGCTGTATTTGATAAAATTACTGTTCATATTTTTCTTAATTCAGTTCTTGTTGTTTGATACAAGGGTGCAAATATAGCACTTATTTTTATTACGCAATAAACTTGGTAGATATTTTTTTATGCCTCAATGAAAACGTACGATTGAGAAGTCCGTTTTTGGGTCGTGGCTTGGCTTCGGTCGCAAGCACTTTTTTTGATTTCGCGAAAAACAACCAAACAACTTTGCGAGAAAATTGTCTGTCGCTCGTTTGTCAGTCCGAATGTTGATGTTTAGCAGGATCGTCCTACCATTATCGATAACGGTTCTCAGCTATACGCAGGCAGGGTATTTTACCACTGTACTTCCTACGAAGAACTGAACTTCAAATATACCACTTTCCTGTCCTACGAAGCACGAAACCCCTGCTTGCGTATAGCTGATGTGTGTGCCCAGCATGGGCATCTTTCTCTTACGAAAGTAGGAAATTAATCTAGAGGGTGCAAGTCCCTTATGGGCGAGGGTAACGCCTTGAACCATTAGTAAGTCGCAAGGGTGGTAACCGTGAGGTTACATCTGAAGGAAGCGAGACTACAAAACTCGGTACTGACGAACAGGAACCGTATAGGAGGCATTTATGCATGGGTAAGCAAGCACATCATTGTAACGCCCTAAGATTACAAAAGTGCATAAATGTAGATACGGCAGGAATTGAGTGAAAGAAGATGCCATTACCTGGGGAGATCTTCGTAGCCACGAGTTGGCAAAACGAAGAAGTCAGCAGAGGTCATAGTACTTAGGAGCAACGAGCCGATGAATAAATCGGAGGACTCACAACCCAAGGAAGGACTGAACGTATTTTGGTTCTTAATTCACAATGGAATTCCCGTTAAACGGAATAGCCTTGGGAAAGCGGAACAGGTTAAAGTAAAAGAACAAGAATGATTGAAAGAGTATTACATCCTCGCAACATGCAACGAGCCTTAGAGCAAGTAATTGCGAATAAAGGCAGCGCTGGCGTGGACGGAATGAACGTGCAAGAACTATCTGATTATCTTCGGAAAGAGAAAACACGACTTTATTCTTCCATAAAAGAGAGGTGTTATCTTCCTCAACCCATTCTTGGAGTAGAGATTCCTAAAGGAAATGGTAAAACCCGACTTTTAGGAATACCAACAGTAACCGATAGAGTGTTACAACAAGCGGTGTCACAAGTTCTGATGCCACACTATGAGAATGAATTTAGTGTTCACAGTTATGGATTCAGACCCAACAAAAACGCCCGCCAAGCAGTTGGTAAAGCGTTGGAGCATATCCATGAAGGTTATCCATTTATTGTAGATATTGATCTAAAGACCTTCTTTGATGAAGTAGACCACTGCATCCTTCTTAACTTACTTTATCGAAAGGTAAAATGCCCAATAACCATGCGCTTAATCCGCAAATGGTTACGAGCTCCAATTCTAATCAATGGTCAATTACACAAACGAAGAAAAGGAGTTCCGCAAGGTTCGCCTTTAAGTCCGTTATTGTCGAATATCCTGCTCAATGAGTTGGATAAAGAATTGACAAAACGTAAACTTCGATTTGTGCGCTACGCAGATGATTTTAGTATTTATACCCAGTATAAAAGCCACGCAACTGCAACGCTAAAAGCCATAGAGAAGTACTTGAAAACGAAACTCAAACTCACTATTAATGGTGAGAAAAGTGGAGTTAG comes from the Chryseobacterium sp. SNU WT5 genome and includes:
- the ltrA gene encoding group II intron reverse transcriptase/maturase → MIERVLHPRNMQRALEQVIANKGSAGVDGMNVQELSDYLRKEKTRLYSSIKERCYLPQPILGVEISKGNGKTRLLGIPTVTDRVLQQAVSQVLMPHYENEFSVHSYGFRPNKNARQAVGKALEHIHEGYPFIVDIDLKTFFDEVDHCILLNLLYRKVKCPITMRLIRKWLRAPILINGQLHKRRKGVPQGSPLSPLLSNILLNELDKELTKRKLRFVRYADDFSIYTQYKSHATATLKAIEKYLKTKLKLTINGEKSGVRKPVQFELLGFGFESTYKKGDKGKYQLVVGKKAWTRLKERLKSLTRKTAPISFDERIQKINEVQRGWLNYFRGTSIKGKLLNFDGWLRNRLRYCIWHDWKKPERKRKNLIRLGIDQSLAYAYSRTRKGGWAVAQSPILGTTITISRLKKRAYIAMLELHLSLNPSRYEPPYTRPVRTVV
- the metQ gene encoding methionine ABC transporter substrate-binding lipoprotein MetQ, with amino-acid sequence MKKIGFLSVITAGLLLLNSCGNSRENDPNYIRVGITSGLEQQIAEAAKKEAKEKYNLVVELVVFNDYVIPNEALNNGEIDVNAFQHVPYLEEQSKQRGYKLAVVGNTFVYPIVAYSKKIKNISELQNGSTIVIPNDPTNGGRSLLLLQKNGLLKLKKSIGLLPKVTDILENPKQLKIMEIEAPQLPTVLDDKQVTIAIINNNFAAQAGLNAEEYGILKEDKQSPYVNVIVSRKNNKDSEKVKNFVKAYQSEAVEKAVEKLFKGGAVKGW
- the metI gene encoding methionine ABC transporter permease MetI, translated to MLDQTTISLLLKGLWETVFMTLTSGFFGFVIGLPLGIILFLTQKDQLLENRFYNRILSVFVNVFRSIPFIILIVWLIPFTRALIGTSIGVYAALVPLSIGAAPFIARLVENSLLEVPNGLIETARALGASPLQVIKKVLLPEALPSLINNATITLITLVGYSAMGGAVGAGGLGQIGYQYGYVGYNPFIMNTVLLLLIALVFVIQFSGDKLSKKINHR
- a CDS encoding methionine ABC transporter ATP-binding protein, with translation MIVIKNISKIFRQKQQHFKALDSVNLTAEQGDIVGIIGSSGAGKSTLIRCLNLLERPDSGQVIINGKDLTKLSNRELSKERKKIGMIFQHFNLLSSRTVFDNVALPLELDNASKTEISKKVNELLKIVGLEDKVNSYPKSLSGGQKQRVAIARSLANDPYLLLCDEATSALDPATTHSILQLLKDINQRLGITILLITHEMDVIKAICNHVAVIDKGKLIAKGTLEDIIYDKEHPIIKQFTISKTMNLPQSLSSKLQQQPAAGLFPLLEIELNGNIPFEKLLSVLYSDYSIPYKIITADVEYLSKASFGKLLLHLQGSLEENTQAIQYFNQNNIQNTIRGYA
- a CDS encoding DUF4395 domain-containing protein: MTKKDISKYQTDENVTRLIAFQVITILLLVFFNISTFLIFILTADFAIRAFTFLPSPLTFVAKLVVNLFRLKPKPIFAAPKKFAAAVGFVFSLSITVLLLLNLTKVAYIVSVTLILFALLEAVFKICVGCYVYNWLLAPIAGKQNAKTKNL
- a CDS encoding EamA family transporter, with the protein product MSKNKNKNWFVPVAFANIYIIWGLTFIAISFGLSGFPPFILSGLRFLAAGLLLIGYLRTKGEKADSLVNWRKNAITGILILTSGTGLVGWAEQYVTAPEAAIVLATGPIWFIAIDKKNWKKYFSDKWIPIGLIIGFVGLILFLGGSISGNNSHHTASSSIKIVAFVVLGLSSVAWVLGSLYSKNNAASHSNFMNIAQQLITAGIASFLIALFRGEWSEFSFTTVPTSAWLGLLFLIFFGSLVAYISYIWLLSVKDAALVSTHTYINPIVAVIAGWFISNEVINGNQLIGLFIILFGVLLTNVTTYFKLSNRKKVQIRRNVRVLVSIGQPYKYSSL
- the ltrA gene encoding group II intron reverse transcriptase/maturase encodes the protein MIERVLHPRNMQRALEQVIANKGSAGVDGMNVQELSDYLRKEKTRLYSSIKERCYLPQPILGVEIPKGNGKTRLLGIPTVTDRVLQQAVSQVLMPHYENEFSVHSYGFRPNKNARQAVGKALEHIHEGYPFIVDIDLKTFFDEVDHCILLNLLYRKVKCPITMRLIRKWLRAPILINGQLHKRRKGVPQGSPLSPLLSNILLNELDKELTKRKLRFVRYADDFSIYTQYKSHATATLKAIEKYLKTKLKLTINGEKSGVRKPVQFELLGFGFESTYKKGDKGKYQLVVGKKAWTRLKERLKSLTRKTAPISFDERIQKINEVQRGWLNYFRGTSIKGKLLSFDGWLRNRLRYCIWHDWKKPERKRKNLIRLGIDQSLAYAYSRTRKGGWAVAQSPILGTTITISRLKKRAYIAMLELHLSLNPSRYEPPYTRPVRTVV